The DNA sequence GTCGCCGGGGCGCCTGCGCCGGCACCGGCAGTGCCCCCTCAAGACGGTGCCCCTGCGGAAAGGTGAGATCAGGCGGGAACTCCTCCAGCGCGGACGCCGGGCGGTCGCCCGCACGGCCCCAGGGCTCCGGTGAGTGGTACGACACGCTGCCTCGCTTCCTGCCGGGGAGCAACCGCACGGAGCCTATATCGATCGATGGACCGCCGCTGTCCGCAATCACCCCGCCGCACGGCGTGCGGGCGAGTGGACCGGCCGTGGCGCACCGGCCCACTCGCACCACCGGTCAGTACCAGTGCGGGCTGCGCGACAGCCACACCGAGTACGCGTTGCCGGGCGAACCGTAGCGGCCCTGGATGTAGGACAGGCCCCAGCGGATCTGCGTGGCCGGGTTCTCATGCCAGTCCGCCCCCGCCGCGGCCATCTGATCGCCGGGCTTCGCCTGAGGCACCCCGTACGCGCCCGACGGGTTGGCCGCGTTCCAGCGCCAGCCGCTCTCGCCGTTCCACAGCGCGTTCAGCGACGGCCACTCCGAGTGCGCCCAGCCCACGTCGCGCATCTGTACGTAGCCGCTGTAGCGGACCTGGCCGGTGTTGTTCCGGTCGCGGATCGCCGCCGACGCCCAGCGGGCGGCGTGGTCGGCGTTGTTGTAGATCACGATGTTGCCGTCCGTCTGCATCTCGGCGTGCAGCGCGCCGGAGGTGCCGCTGGCCCAGACGGCGACGTGTCCGGGGGCGTAGACGACGAGGTTGCCGTCGGTCTGCATCTGGACGATGGAGCCGGGCCGGTTGGTGCCGGTCGCCCACAGCGCCAGGCTGCCCGGCGCGTACATGACGAGGTTGCCGTCGGTCTGCATGACCAGGACGTACTGGCCGTCGGCCGAGACCAGGCGCTGGCCGGCGCCCAGCGTCTCGCCCGGGTCGAGCCGGTAGCTCTCCGGCCCAGCGTGCGCCGCACCGGAGGCGGCGAGCCCGCCGGCCGTGGCGGCCGCCGCGAGCAGCAGGGCCGTGGTGATCGAGCGTACGAGTCTGCGCATGGTCGTCTCCTCGGGGTCGACCGCGGTCAGGCCACTCGGCCGTAGCCGATGGGGGTGCCGGGGTAGGTGATGGAGTCGTAGCGGACGAGCGTGCCGGTCTTGAGGGCCTCGATGACCTGGCCGTTGCCGACGTAGAGGGCCACATGCCCGGCGCTGTTGTAGAACACGAGGTCGCCGGGCTGCAGCGCCGCCTGGCTGACGTGGGCCGAGCGGGCCCACTGGTCCTGGGAGGTGCGCGGGATCCCGACTCCCGCGTAGGCGTACGCGGCCTGGGTCAGGCCCGAGCAGTCGTAGCTGTTGGGGCCGGTGGCGCCGTACCCGTAGGGCTTTCCGAGCTGGCGCTTGGCGAAGGCGATCGCCGCCGTCGCGGCCAGTTTGGACACACCGCCCGCCGTGTAGGTCGACCAGGTCGGTCCGCCGGGCCCGTAGAGCACGACGTTGCCGTCGTCCTGCACCACGAGGGTGCCACCGCCGCCGCCGGTGCCGCTGGCCCAGGAGACGCCGCCCGCGTTGGGGTAGACGACCAGGTTGCCGTCGGTCTGGTTGACGAACCGGGCCCTGCCCGCGGTGTAGGTCGCCCACAGCGGTCCGCCCGGCCCGTAGGCGACGAGGTTGCCGTCGCCCTGCATGACGAGGCGGTACGCGCCGTTGCCGGAGACGAGGTACTGGTCGGGGTCGAGGAACTCGCCGGGGCCGAGCCGGTCGCTTCCGGCGGCGGCCGAGGCGGGGGCACCGGCAAGGCCGAGCCCGGCGGTCAGCACGGTCAGCAGCACGATGACGGTGGTGGCCAGCCGTCGCGCGAGGGGGGTCTGCATGGTGGTCGGATTCCTTTCGCTCAGTTGCGGGACCAGATCGACACCCAGTCGATCTGGACGTTTCCTGCGGCGGACACGGGCGGGTGGACGCCGTTCTGCGTCTCCGTCTGAAGCACCCAGTGCATGGGCGCGACGGGCAGCACCGCGGTGTCGGTGTCGTTGCCCTTGAGGACTCCGTCGAGGTAGAACGCCACGTTCGCGGGCGTCCACTCGATCACCGCGGTGTGCCAGGCGGCGTAGGTCGTGCCGGTGCGGTACTGGTCGGCGACCTCGGGATGACTGCCCCGGTGGTGCATGTTGGCCTCGATCGTTCCGGTCAGGTTGCCCTCCGGGAAGTCGATCTCGCCGTCGGGCCAGGCGTTGCTGTCCGGCCACAGCAACCAGGCGGTCTTGTAGCCGGGCACGGCGTCGGCGCGGAACCGCACGGCGTAGCGGCCGTAGGCCATTCCGTCGTAGGCACCGCTGTGTCCCGGGATCTTCGGCAGCGGCGCGGCGATGTAGTGCTTGTCGCCCTCCGTGTGCAGGTAGATGTTGAGCACGCCGTTGTCGACGCTGACGGTCTTGGCCGGGTCGTAGGTGCCCGTGCCGGTGTTGCCGTCGTTCTTGAACCCGCTGTAGGCCGTCCACTTCGTCGACACCGCCGCCGGAAAGCTGCCGAGGGCCACGTCGGTGGCGAAGTCGTCCCGGAAGACCTGGTGCCAGCCGGCCAGGTCGCCGACCGGCATCGGCTGGCCGGAGGGATCGACGGTGCCCGCCGGCGGCTGCCAGAGCTGCGCCGGGCCCGCATCGCAGGTGTAGAGCCAGATCGTGTTGCCGTCGGTGGTGACCCCGCCCTTGTCCGCCAGGCACAGGCCCGAGTAGTCGTTGACGATCGTGCCGTCGGCCCTGGCGGTCCAGTACTGGTTGGCGCCGCCGTTGCAGGTCCAGATCCAGGCCAGCGTGCCGGACGTGGTGCCGGAGTGCTTGCCGGCCAGGCAGTGGTCGCCCTGCACCCGGATGGTCCCGTCACCGGGCAGGGTCCACTGCTGGGCGCTGGTGCCGTTACAGGTACGCAGGTCGGTCAGGTTGCCGTCGGCGGTGCTGCCGGACAGGTTGTCCAGGCACTTGCCGCCGATCCCGACGATCGGCCCGGTGGCGCCGGCTGCCGACGCCGGTGCCGTCGGCACCAGGATCGCCATGGCCAGCAGCGGCAGCGCCGCCAGCCATCGATGCTGTCGTTGACGCATCGTCTCCTCCTCGTCGTCGCGGTGCGATGAGCGGCGGCGAGAGCAGCCGCGCCCAGTCAGCTCTGGCGGACGGCGGCGAGGGAGGGCACGTGTGTCAGACGGCTCGGCGAGTCCACCCGGCCGGGCACGGCGCCATGTCCGATGAGGATCGCGGTGCGTGGCGCGGGTATCGCCGCAACCGCACGAAAGAACGGAGCCGTCTCAGGAGACGGCTCCGCTGATCGCGGACTCGGCGGGAGCTACCGGGCCGGGGACCGCCCCGGCACCGGGCGGCCCGCGGCGGCAGGACCCTGCCGCAGTCGGGCGATACCGGCGAGGATGAGGTCGACCCCGGCGAGGAACTGGGCCCGGTCGTCGTGGTCGGCCAGCTGGCCGGCGATGTCGCGCAGGAACGGGTACTCGTCCGGGTCGAGGTTCGCCCACACGGCCGACTCGGTTTCCAGCAGTGCGGTGCGGTCGGTGCCCGACTGCTGGGTGCGGGCGTTGGCGGCGTTCTGCCCGCCGACGCCGAGAATGTAGTTGAGCAGCGCCGACGCCGAGGTGAACTGGTCACCGGCGGGCACGCCGAGTGCCTGGACCTGCCGGCCGATCCGTTCGAAGATCTGGCGCATGACCGGCTGCGCCGGGGCGCGTGCGAGCTGCGTACCGATCCAGGGATGGTCGTCGATGGCGTCGAAGACGCCGAGCGCGACCGCCCGGATCGCGTCCTCCGGCGCGCCCTGGGCGGTGGTGGTCGCGTCGGCCAGGACGGCGCCGGTGGCCGCGGCGAGCAGTTCGTCCTTGTTCGCCACGTGCCAGTAGATCGCACCGGGGCCGGTCTTCAGCTGCGTGCTGAGGGCCCGGAAGGTCAGCCCGCCCTCCCCGGCGGTGTCGAGCAGCGCGACGGCGGCCGCCACGATGCGCTCCCGGGACAGGGCGTCGCCTCGCCGCCCTGTGTCCTGCGCCCCACCTGCCATGCACTCATCTTGACATGCCTGGAACGCCGTTCCAAACTAGGTCGGGCCATGGAACAGTGTTCCAGGGTTATCCGGTTCCTTGCGGCTTTCATGCCTTGAACGACCTTTTGAAGGAAGTGCAGATGAGTGTCGATGTGCTGGACGTGCGCGGGAAGGCGCGCGCCACCTCGCTGCGGGCCGTGTGGCCCGCGATCCTCGGGCTGTCGGTCGTCTTCCTGGTGGAGATGCTCGACAACTCCGTGCTGAACGTCGCCCTGCCGACCATCGCGCGCGAACTGAACGCCTCCGCCTCGGACCTCCAGTGGATCACCACCGGGTATTCGCTGCTCTTCGGCGGCCTGATGATCGCCTTCGGCGCCATCGCCGACCGGTACGGGACCCGACGCGTCATGCTGCTCGGCCTGGGCCTGTTCGCGCTGGCCAGCCTCACCGTGCTGGCGGTGCGCACGCCCGGCGAGCTCGTCGCCGTCCGCGCCGCGGTCGGCGTCACCGCCGCCATGACCGCGCCCGGGACCATGGCGCTGTGCTTCCGCCTGTTCGACCAGGACAACCTGCTGATGCGCTCGACCGCGTTCATCTCCACGGTCGGCCTGGTCGGCCTGGCCGTGGGACCGACCGTGGGCGGCCTGGTCCTCCAGGTCCTGCCCTGGCAGACGCTGCTGGTGATGAACGTGCCCGTCGCCGTGCTCGCGGTGGTGTGCATCCGCTACGGCATCCCGGCCGACGACCCCGCGCAGCGCAACAAGGCACCGCTGGACCTGCTCGGCGCCCTGCTGGGAACAGCCACGATCATCCTCGCGCTGTGGACGGCCACCCTCGCCGTCGAGGCCGGCTGGGGCCGCCCGGCGCCGTGGCTGGCCGGTGCCGGCGCGCTCGCCTGCGCCACCGGCTTCGTCATCCGCGAGCGGACCACGGCACACCCGATGTTCGACTTCGCCGTGCTGCGGCGCCCGCAGGTCTCGGCCGGCCTGGCCTACCAGGCGGCGATCGGCCTCGGCATGGCGGTGCTCGCCTTCAGCGTCTCGCTCCAGCTGCAACTCGCCTGGGGATGGTCGCCGGCCGCGGCCGCGCTCGGCAACCTCCCGCAGGTCATCACCATGATCGCGGTCGGCCCGTTCGTGGAGAAGCTCGTCGACCGGATCGGCACCCGCCGCGCCGGACCGCTCGGCTCGGCGGCGGTCGTCGCGGGCCTGCTCCTGTACGCCCTGCTCGGCCGGTACGACTACGGGTGGATCGCCGTGGCGCTCGTGCTCACCTCCGCCGGCATGCGCGTGGTCATGGTCATCGCGAGCGTCACCGTGATGCGGGGCTTCCCCGAGGACCAGACCTCCATCGCCGCCGCCCTCAACGACACCGGCCAGGAGGTCGCCAGCAGCATCGGCATGGCGGTCACCGGCACCGTCGTCGCCGCCGCGCTCACCGGCTCACTCGCCGACCTCGGCAGCAGCGCGACCGGCGTGCGCACCTTCGAGAACGCCGTCACCGCCGCGTCCCTGGCCCTCACCGCCGTGTGCGCCGCGCTCGTCTTCTGGGCGGCACGTCGCGGCGCCGGGGCGGCCGCCGACAGCGCGACCGCACCGGCGTAGCGCGCCGTGCTCAGTGCAGGACGTCGGGCTGGTCGGCGACGATCTCCTGGCGCAGCGGCTGGAACCGCGCCCAGCCGACGTCCGGCCGCTCCTCCTGCGACCGCGTCCGCACCGCCACCGCGTGCGGGATGGGCCGCAGCTCGCCCGCGGCGGCCGCGATCAGCTGCACCTGGGCCGCGCGTTCGGCGTGGACGAACAGCGTGACCGCGTCCTCGACGCTGGTGCCGACGGTCAGGAACCCGTGGTTGGCCAGGATCGCGGTGTGGGCCAGGCCCATGGCCGCCGCGATCCTGGCGCCCTCGGACACGTCCAGCACGACGCCGGTGAAGTCGGGCAC is a window from the Catellatospora sp. TT07R-123 genome containing:
- a CDS encoding C40 family peptidase, with the protein product MQTPLARRLATTVIVLLTVLTAGLGLAGAPASAAAGSDRLGPGEFLDPDQYLVSGNGAYRLVMQGDGNLVAYGPGGPLWATYTAGRARFVNQTDGNLVVYPNAGGVSWASGTGGGGGTLVVQDDGNVVLYGPGGPTWSTYTAGGVSKLAATAAIAFAKRQLGKPYGYGATGPNSYDCSGLTQAAYAYAGVGIPRTSQDQWARSAHVSQAALQPGDLVFYNSAGHVALYVGNGQVIEALKTGTLVRYDSITYPGTPIGYGRVA
- a CDS encoding ricin-type beta-trefoil lectin domain protein, whose translation is MRQRQHRWLAALPLLAMAILVPTAPASAAGATGPIVGIGGKCLDNLSGSTADGNLTDLRTCNGTSAQQWTLPGDGTIRVQGDHCLAGKHSGTTSGTLAWIWTCNGGANQYWTARADGTIVNDYSGLCLADKGGVTTDGNTIWLYTCDAGPAQLWQPPAGTVDPSGQPMPVGDLAGWHQVFRDDFATDVALGSFPAAVSTKWTAYSGFKNDGNTGTGTYDPAKTVSVDNGVLNIYLHTEGDKHYIAAPLPKIPGHSGAYDGMAYGRYAVRFRADAVPGYKTAWLLWPDSNAWPDGEIDFPEGNLTGTIEANMHHRGSHPEVADQYRTGTTYAAWHTAVIEWTPANVAFYLDGVLKGNDTDTAVLPVAPMHWVLQTETQNGVHPPVSAAGNVQIDWVSIWSRN
- a CDS encoding TetR/AcrR family transcriptional regulator, with product MAGGAQDTGRRGDALSRERIVAAAVALLDTAGEGGLTFRALSTQLKTGPGAIYWHVANKDELLAAATGAVLADATTTAQGAPEDAIRAVALGVFDAIDDHPWIGTQLARAPAQPVMRQIFERIGRQVQALGVPAGDQFTSASALLNYILGVGGQNAANARTQQSGTDRTALLETESAVWANLDPDEYPFLRDIAGQLADHDDRAQFLAGVDLILAGIARLRQGPAAAGRPVPGRSPAR
- a CDS encoding MFS transporter, whose protein sequence is MSVDVLDVRGKARATSLRAVWPAILGLSVVFLVEMLDNSVLNVALPTIARELNASASDLQWITTGYSLLFGGLMIAFGAIADRYGTRRVMLLGLGLFALASLTVLAVRTPGELVAVRAAVGVTAAMTAPGTMALCFRLFDQDNLLMRSTAFISTVGLVGLAVGPTVGGLVLQVLPWQTLLVMNVPVAVLAVVCIRYGIPADDPAQRNKAPLDLLGALLGTATIILALWTATLAVEAGWGRPAPWLAGAGALACATGFVIRERTTAHPMFDFAVLRRPQVSAGLAYQAAIGLGMAVLAFSVSLQLQLAWGWSPAAAALGNLPQVITMIAVGPFVEKLVDRIGTRRAGPLGSAAVVAGLLLYALLGRYDYGWIAVALVLTSAGMRVVMVIASVTVMRGFPEDQTSIAAALNDTGQEVASSIGMAVTGTVVAAALTGSLADLGSSATGVRTFENAVTAASLALTAVCAALVFWAARRGAGAAADSATAPA